Below is a window of Yersinia kristensenii DNA.
TGCGGCCAATTACCTGAAAGAAAAAGGGTTTGTTAAAGGATAGTGATGTATATCAGGGATGGTACTGTAGGTATCTATTTCATATCCTATAGCACCATCAAATAAACAGATAATCTATTGTTATAAAAAGATTATCTGTCAGGGAGATGGGGTGTATGGTTGTAAAAAACCGAGTTCTGCTGGCGCTGGTTCTTTTGATGATTTTATCGGGGGTAGGCTTTTCCTTTGTGAGCCATGCACCGAATCGGTTGATCTCTGGTCAGGGCATTTCATTAGTATCATTGATAGCTGGGCCTGTTTGGTGGTTATTAGTGCCGATATTGATGCTATCTACTTTTGCATTCTTTAAACAAAATACTGTGGTGTTTTGGTCAACAGTTTTAATAGCCGAAATACTGTTGTTCGGCTTGTTGTTACTGGCAGGAACAACAGCGACACAACTTGCTGGTGGCGAAGAAAGCCTCGCTCGCACGTCACTTGGTAGTGGGTTTTGGTTGATGAGTGGGATGAGCATATTAATTGCTGTCGATAGCTTGTCCCGTGCGATTGTGAATCCTGTTTGGCGCAGTTTGGCAAATATTTTGTTAGTTCTACCAGTTGTACTGTTGTTGGCAACCGGGCAACTTGATCAATTGTCATTAATGAAAGAGTACGTTAATCGGCAAGACGTATTTGATGATGCATTATGGCGACACCTTCAAATTTTGTTGGCAACACTGATACCCGCTGTACTCTTGGGTATTCCCCTTGGTCTATTCTGCTTTCGCTCTCATCGTTTTCAAGGCACTATTTTTTCAACATTGAATATTATTCAAACTATTCCATCCATTGCTTTGTTTGGTTTGTTGATTGCACCTTTGGCAGGGTTGGCTGCGGCTATTCCCTGGTTGGCAGACCATGGGGTGAGTGGTATCGGGTTAGCGCCAGCGATTATCGCACTTGTGCTTTATGCTTTATTACCATTAGTACGCAATGTAGTTGCCGGGTTAGAGGCCGTGCCTGACAGTGTTGTTGAATCGGCGCGAGGGATGGGGATGACCCGCACTCAGCTGTTCTTTCGGGTTCAGATCCCGATTGCAATGCCATTTATTTTATCCGGAGTTCGTATTATTGCTGTGCAAACCGTCGGCTTGGCCGTTGTCGCTGCGTTGATTGGGGCCGGTGGATTGGGCGCGATTGTATTTCAAGGTTTACTGAGCAGTGCATTGGATTTGGTGTTATTGGGCGTAATCCCCGTGATAGTGATGGCGGTAGTAGTTGATTCGCTGTTTAAATTCATCGTTATTTTTATGGATACTTCGCATCGATGATTCATTTCCATCAGGTAACTAAATATTTTGCCGGCAAACGGGCAGTAGATAACCTAACGTTACAGATTGCTAAAGGGGAATTTACGGTGCTGATTGGTACCTCGGGTTCCGGTAAGTCGACCACATTAAAAATGATTAATCGGCTTATCGAACATGATGAGGGGGAGATCCATTTTGCTGGTGAAGAAATTCGTAATTATAAGCCTGAAGATATACGGCGACGCATGGGGTATGCCATCCAATCAATAGGCTTATTCCCCCATTGGACTGTGGAACGCAATATTGGCACTGTACCGCAATTGCTCAAATGGCCCCAGGAGCGCATCCGTCAACGGGTTATTGAATTGCTTGAGTTATTGCATCTGGATCCCGAACAGTTTCTTCATCGCTATCCTCATCAATTGTCAGGCGGACAGCAACAGCGGGTAGGTGTTGCCCGAGCTTTGGCGGCAGATCCAGAAGTCTTGTTGATGGACGAGCCATTTGGTGCATTAGACCCAGTGACACGTTCAGCATTGCAGTTCGAAATTAGTCGTATTCACCAGTTATCGGGTCGGACTATTGTTCTTGTCACTCATGATATTGATGAAGCTTTGAGTTTGGCTGATCGCATAGTATTGATGGATGGTGGGCGAGTTATACAGCAAGGAACACCCATTGAAATGTTAACTCAGCCCGCGAATGACTTTGTTCGTGATTTCTTTGGTCGCAGTGATCTTGGTATTAAGCTGTTATCGCTTGGGCGGGCTGAACAACGTGTTAGGCGTGGTGAAACTTTGGTTGGGCAACCAATACTCGGTACGACTAGTTTGCGTGAAGCACTCTCCCTGTTTGTGTCGCGTCAGACAGATAAATTACTGGTCGCTGATGAACATGGGCAATCATTGGGGGTGCTTTACTTTGCAGATCTGATAGCCGATGCGGATGAGGGGGGCTCATGAAACCGACAGCTGTCAAAACGGGTGATGTGAAAGCGCTCCCTCTGGAGAAGCTCAAATCAGGATTATTATATTGTTTAAAAGATCCTCTTTGTTGGGCATTACTCTTACTGGCCGGTCTGGTTTTTGGTATGACCTCCTTGGGCGGCA
It encodes the following:
- a CDS encoding ABC transporter permease, with the translated sequence MVVKNRVLLALVLLMILSGVGFSFVSHAPNRLISGQGISLVSLIAGPVWWLLVPILMLSTFAFFKQNTVVFWSTVLIAEILLFGLLLLAGTTATQLAGGEESLARTSLGSGFWLMSGMSILIAVDSLSRAIVNPVWRSLANILLVLPVVLLLATGQLDQLSLMKEYVNRQDVFDDALWRHLQILLATLIPAVLLGIPLGLFCFRSHRFQGTIFSTLNIIQTIPSIALFGLLIAPLAGLAAAIPWLADHGVSGIGLAPAIIALVLYALLPLVRNVVAGLEAVPDSVVESARGMGMTRTQLFFRVQIPIAMPFILSGVRIIAVQTVGLAVVAALIGAGGLGAIVFQGLLSSALDLVLLGVIPVIVMAVVVDSLFKFIVIFMDTSHR
- a CDS encoding ABC transporter ATP-binding protein; the encoded protein is MIHFHQVTKYFAGKRAVDNLTLQIAKGEFTVLIGTSGSGKSTTLKMINRLIEHDEGEIHFAGEEIRNYKPEDIRRRMGYAIQSIGLFPHWTVERNIGTVPQLLKWPQERIRQRVIELLELLHLDPEQFLHRYPHQLSGGQQQRVGVARALAADPEVLLMDEPFGALDPVTRSALQFEISRIHQLSGRTIVLVTHDIDEALSLADRIVLMDGGRVIQQGTPIEMLTQPANDFVRDFFGRSDLGIKLLSLGRAEQRVRRGETLVGQPILGTTSLREALSLFVSRQTDKLLVADEHGQSLGVLYFADLIADADEGGS